Genomic DNA from Desulfonema ishimotonii:
AACATTCCCGTCAAAAAAATCCCCGTCTCCGGCTGTTCCTCATTGAAAAGTAATAAATCATGGTTATACTCCCTCACTTCGGACCGGGGCAGACCGGAAACCCGTCGTCTTTTTCAGAAGGCTGTCCATGCCCGCGACAACGGTCCCCCGTTTTTGTACAACAATTTTTTTCATAAGGAAACAGATAGAAAAATGCAGTTACTTTCCGACACCGTATTTCTGCTGCTGATGATCATCATCATCGGCTTTATGATCGGCCAGATCAGCATCAAAGCCTTTTCACTGGACTCTTCCGCCATCATTTTCGTGGGAGTGGTCATGGGATATTTCGGCTACGCCCTGCCGAACGAACTCCAAACCCTGGGACTGGTGCTTTTTATTTACTCCATCGGCCTTCAGGCCGGTCCGGGTTTTCTGGCCTCTCTCAGGAAAAACGGCCTTTCCCTGAGTCTGGGGGCGGTGTGCGTGGTCGTGGCCGGATTTCTGACCACCCTGATCTGTGCGTGGATGTTCGGCTTTGACAAGGGGATCAGCGCAGGGCTGTTTGCAGGCGCACTGACCAGCACCCCCGGCCTGGCCGTTGCCGTTGAAATGCTGAGCCACAGTCAGGCGGCTGCGGCCTACGGCGTCACCTACACCTTCGGCGTGATCGGGGTCATCATCTTCATCAAGCTCCTGCCCGGCGTCCTGCGCGTGGACATTCCCGGAGAGGAACACGCCCTGGAGCAGGAGCTGCGCGAAAGTCAGCCTCAGGTCACCTACACCCACATTGAGGTGACCAACCCGAACCTCTTCGATAAGCCGGTCAAAGACATCTTTCTGGACGAAATCAGCTCACTGACCATCACCCGGCTTCTGCGAAAAGGGGCCGGGGAACCGATCCTCGTCTCCGGCGAAACCACACTTAAAGACGGAGATCACATCCGGGTCGTCGGGCTGGAAGAGGATCTGGAAAAGGCAAAACTCTATATTGGCCGCCCCATTGCGGCTGAAATCGCATTTAACTCATCGCTGCTGAACAAACGCATCTTCGTCTCCAGACCGGAAATTATCGGCAGCACCCTCAGAAGCCTCAACCTGAGTACGGTGTACAACATCCGGGTCGCGCGGATCACCCGGAACGGGTTCGATATCCCGGCCACCGCCAACACGCGCCTTAATAAGGGCGACATCCTCCACATTGTGGGCCAGGAAGAGTCTGTCCGAAACATCCGGCAGCGGCTGGGCAATGACGCCAGGGAGCTGTACACCGCCAGCGTCATCTCGATTCTGCTGGGCATTTTCGCGGGATTTCTGGCGGGCCGGGTGCCGTTTTTCATTCCGGGACTGGGGCAGTTTACCCTGGGGACCACAGGCGGGGTGCTGCTGGCCGGGCTGGTTCTCGGCCATCTGAAAAAGACCGGCCCTCTGGTCTGGGATGTGCCCGTCACCACCAACGCATTTATCCGGGAGCTGGGGCTGATGATTTTTCTCGCAGTGGTGGGCACGTCGGCCGGCGGAACCATTGTCGAAACCCTCCGGCAATTCGGGGTTCAACTGGTGATCGCCGGCGCA
This window encodes:
- a CDS encoding aspartate:alanine exchanger family transporter; the protein is MQLLSDTVFLLLMIIIIGFMIGQISIKAFSLDSSAIIFVGVVMGYFGYALPNELQTLGLVLFIYSIGLQAGPGFLASLRKNGLSLSLGAVCVVVAGFLTTLICAWMFGFDKGISAGLFAGALTSTPGLAVAVEMLSHSQAAAAYGVTYTFGVIGVIIFIKLLPGVLRVDIPGEEHALEQELRESQPQVTYTHIEVTNPNLFDKPVKDIFLDEISSLTITRLLRKGAGEPILVSGETTLKDGDHIRVVGLEEDLEKAKLYIGRPIAAEIAFNSSLLNKRIFVSRPEIIGSTLRSLNLSTVYNIRVARITRNGFDIPATANTRLNKGDILHIVGQEESVRNIRQRLGNDARELYTASVISILLGIFAGFLAGRVPFFIPGLGQFTLGTTGGVLLAGLVLGHLKKTGPLVWDVPVTTNAFIRELGLMIFLAVVGTSAGGTIVETLRQFGVQLVIAGAMVTLIPLGAAFCVCHYILNIRFLRTLGVLTGGMTSTPGLATAASVSQTQYPSTAYATVYPVALIGMILLTKVLIHWLP